A stretch of DNA from Scatophagus argus isolate fScaArg1 chromosome 23, fScaArg1.pri, whole genome shotgun sequence:
GACAAACATGCATAAGAGTGACTCTAAAAGTGACTCTAATTTAACAAATcaccttttgttttcagctccTGCTTCTCCGTGGTTATGCTTTCAACCATTCGGCTGACTTTGAGACTGTGCGCATGTTGAAGGAGAAGCTCTGCTACGTGGGATACAACATTGAGCAGGAGCAGCACCTGGCCACAGAGACCACCTACCTGGTGGAAACGTACACAGTATGACTGGAGTCCCACAaaagatttttcagttttgatctgattttggaaaaaaacatttttactggcTTTCTTGTAGAGAGTTAGATGAGCAgactgattgtgtgtgtggcaaatatgaagctaaagcCATTCAGCGTATCTtggcataaagactgaaaacagtaGAGGAACAGTTAGCCTGGcaccaaaagtaaaaaaaaggaaagaaaaatccacctaccagtTCTTgacctgtttgtttctcttctgcAGCTTCCTGACGGCCGACAGGTGAAGGTGGGTGGAGAGAGGTTTGGGGCCCCTGAAGCTCTCTTCCAGCCACATCTCATCAACGTGGAGGGAGCAGGAGtagctgagctgctgtttaaCACCATCCAAGCAGCAGACATTGACCTCAGGTCTCCCCACTGCTGTCTTTACTCATGTCCTACAGCTACTGCATTAACATTAAACTAAAACATGGCCAGCTCGAACATAGGAGATGTAGGCAAGcaaaacacatcatttttcCATCTACcatctgtatttttctgtgcaGGGCAGACTTCTATAAGCACATTGTTCTGTCAGGAGGGACCACCATGTACCCCGGCCTTCCATCCAGACTAGAAAGAGAGATCAAGCAGCTCTACCTGGAGAGGGTGCTGGAGGGGGACACTGAGAAACTATCAGTAAGAGCTCAATATCCACAATATTTCTGCTTCACCAGAGAGTGTGGCAGTGGGTTTAAAATATTGATAATCtgtattttaaaacacagcagcaccagGATATTAAATGCAGTGTTATGCAAGCACTGATAATAACTTTACATAAATGTCATAATCCATTAaggtaacaacaacaacataatacTGTTAACATAATgcattttttccattattttaaTACACATCACAtagtatttttgtattaataatctgataaaaaaaaaaaaatccagagcTTTCAACCACATTACAAAGGCTACATCAGTAGATGAGTTTCCTATAAATCTGTTGATATTCACGCTTAGCTTTCATGGTGCCTTAAAAATTCATCTTGTTGGTTATTTCTtgaaacagcagtgacagagaCAGTCTATGGAAGCATAAAAAGGAGCACATACATGTCGAGCACTGAGTTTTAcgacctctcctctccttctttttcttcacccGTGTAGAAGTTTAAGATCCGCATCGAGGACCCTCCCAGGCGCAAACACATGGTGTTCCTGGGCGGCGCAGTGCTGGCCAACATCATGAAAGACAAGGACTCCTTCTGGCTGAGCCGGGCGGAGTACGAGGAAAAAGGCCTGGGAGTGCTGCAGAAACTGGGAGGTGGAATCCGATAAAATTTGAGCTGATAAAGGAAAATGGGCATCATCAAAGTATTTTCGATTTGTATATCAACTTGTCACATGACGCTCCTTCATTCCTGCTAGGACTGGGACATTAACAGGCATCTTTCACTATTTCAAGACATTTTATTGAGAACACATTACTTGATTTGTTGCTAAAAAATTTTTTAGGTtaatcaaaatgacaaataattgtCAGGTGCAGCCTGAATCCCTGCTGAGGTGAAGTTTTGTAACAGCGAAATTATTATGAGAACCCCTCCTCACTaccacatgtacatgtacagtcTGAGTCTCGGTTTGTTACTTCTACATTACCTGGCTATAAGGTGGGCAGCACTTCAAGCTTATGAATGAGCAGGTGGTGGGCATAAGAGAGGATTTAGAGGAAGTATAAATATGTTTGGGACACACTGAACTGTCACAGTTTATGGATACGTCATGAAAGGTTCATAAGGTTATGGGGTgatacagtttatttttaacatttgtgtggCCATAAATACCAAGCCCATATTTAATCCAGACATCCTGTTACTCTGTAAAGGACTACTGGAAACAACGATAAAGTTATGTTAACATGTGCGGGAAAACACCAAGTgactgatgaagaaaatgtgaagggataaataaaaaagaacaataaaaaatgtaaatgtttaaaacaatatgGAACGttgtagctttatatttaattGTAATTTCTCACAAGattacaaagattttttttgcatCCATTCATGAAATGTGGGAGGATTGAAAGTGTCATCTTTTTATGAcgctttaaaatattttttgtcaaacatgcttattcaaataaaatatcaaatctGTTGGGGCGTCAGCATAAAACACATGAGAGAGTACTGGCAGTTAAAAGGCTGCAGAATAAAACGATGGTGGTAtgtgctgccctctagtggtcaaGTCCGTTTAAGACAATTCAAATCTCCACATCCACAATCCCACTACAACATAAAACTGGATGTAAGAACATTGTGAACAGATATTGCAATTTTTATTGCGATACTGAGTTACCTGACAAAATACAGTAATgtgtttttacactgaaaagaaaTAGTGAGCTCTCACAATGAACACATgcttcacgcacacacataccacatTCGCAGAACCTTCACGTTAAATGAAAAAGCATGCAATAATGTTCAAAACACATCATAGTCCTCAAAGTGAACCTCCTTTAAAAACTCCAGACATGTCGCAAATCCATACTTAGGTTTGATATCTACCCAGCAAATTGAACAATTAAAAGTTAGTTTTAAATACACAAGGTGATAATTGATAAAGACACTGAGTCGAACAGTCAGTTGATAGTGATGACTTGCAGCAGGAGTCACCAGAGGCTGGTGACTTTGACTTGTACATTCTACCAGTCACCGTGAGGTCCTGGTCTATTGGTCAGACTGTCCTCTCAGTCCAGGTTGTAACGCGGTGTTATCTTGCAGTACGGCCAAGAGAAACAGCAGAACCGAAAAGCAGTGaatagaaatgtgaaatgaattgTGAAGGGATTAAAGTCTgacacgcaaaaaaaaaaaaaaaattaatacatTCGCAAGTCATTCAGTAAATCTGTTGCAGGTTGTCCCAGTGTGTTGAtgtgatgctgtttttgttttttttttattcgcACATGGTTTTAAAAACAGAGAGCTGATGCTTTTCTATCACTTCCCTCCTACTCGCTCATTACTCCACCTGCCAAAAACACTTAATAGAATACGCGAGCAAGGAGGAGAGTCTGTGCCTTTTCtccaaaaaacagcaaaaataaaaactgtctcTGTGGGTGACTCTAAAAATAAAGAGCTGATTTAAAGCTTCTCTCGAGCTTGTAAACCTGATTTCTTTCAAAGCAAACACCCATTGTGTCACAAAATGGcctctctttatctttttgtttgtcactTTGGTATTGAGGTTTGGTCTTGGCTATAACACATCTcaccttgttttcttttatcaaaCTGGTATTCCAGGGGCCACAGAAAGGTTTGCATCCCCAAAGCCTTTAACAATGTGGTTCCATCCAAAGATCTGCAGACTCTTACAGGTAAAAGTGAAGTAATAAAACATccacaaagtgttttcttttagattttGCCCAGAACTATACTGTGAAAGGGTTACATCATCACGGTGGACAATTTGCCTTCTCGTGTGCGTACAGGAAGTGATTTTGTTTCCAGGCAACAGTAGTCTCACAGAATTTGTCTTTGGATTTCAGCCTCCTCACGTTTAAATGATGTAATCCCTTCATGGTATAACTCTGGGTTCATGTTTCAAATAACAACCAAATCCATTAATTACACATTTTCCATGTCACAAATAGTACACTCCTTTACACCAGCAGCCACACTGAGTGGTACATAGTACGACTTTTGGCAACAGTCCCTATGTTGGTCCTGCTCTGTTCTGCATGATGGTCCTTTTAGGGTAGAGTTTACCGTTTAAGGTCTGCTCCTAGTCTGGAGAAGGACTGTAGTTTTTCACAACGAGTCCAGACACAACACACCGCcggaaagagagacagaaagagagagggagagagaacaagagagggagagagggacagaaagtgagagcaaccatccatctcctcctcctcctcctcctcctcctcctcctgcttctccttcctCAATTCCTCCCACTCACTCCTCACACACTGACTCGCTCAGGTCCACGGCGCCACCTCTGGTGAGCCGCCGCATCTTGCTGAAGTCGTGGTCGGTCCTCAGGTAGGAGAGCGAGGGGCCTCCCTCGCTGTGGCTGGCCAGGTCCTGGGGCTGGGCCTGAGGCGGCAGGGCCCTCATCTCACCGCCGCTGCGCCAGTACAGGGTGTATTGCTGCGGGTCGGACACTCCGAAGGTGGAGGCGCACAGCTGCGCCAGGGCCTGGCTGGTCTCCCCGGCTCTCCACTGCAACGTCCTCACGGCGCTCCGCTCCCCGTCCTGGAACAGTATCCGAACGCACctctggagggagggagggagggagagaaaaggtagagagagaaaaaaaacagtgaatatATATTGTATTCGTGCAAAACAGAGGTCAAGAGGCTTATAGAGAGAGGGcaaaagagggggaggagagagagagatggagccagaggaggagtgagagctgtgcaaacacactgataaCCCAACAACAATAAATGAGCCTAAGTGATGCTCATAAAAGGAATTCTCTCTGAAACAAAGCTGCtacttcccacacacacacaaccagcagGTCCGAGAGACGTATATGAAAATCATCTCTGTGAAActgctcttttctctgcttcattGACAAACTCTCAGCATTAATCCACTAGAGGAGGTCCAGGTCCAATCTGATCAAATATAACGCACTAAGCTCGCTCCACATTGGTGTTCTGGTGAAGTTTTCCTCCCTCCTGCACTTTCAtccaaacagaaaatctttttgacattttcaaaagaacaaaacGCGTTCAAACACACAACTAACGAGTCTGTCTCAACAATTGCCACTCTTCAAACACTCACCAGCAATTGTGCTTTACCTAAGCTGTTATATAATGACAGATTCAACCACCTACAGACGCCCTCACAactctttaaaacacacacacacacatacacacgtactGAAAACATGCTGAACATTATCCCTTTACCAAACATCCAATCTTGAGAAACCAGTGAGAATCCCCTttactgccacacacacacacacacacacacacaccactcatcCCACCTGTATACAAAACTAccccacagcacacacagaagcCCAAGTGGCAAAACATgctcataaaaaaaagaagaaaaacacacatcagcaatTACAATCAACAGGTCTGCCATCATCAAAACTTACAGAGTCACTGAGCTCCTCGCTGTCCGTGTGCATATTGTGTTTGCCTGCTTCGATGGGTAGATGCAGCTCAATAAATTTCATGTTATCTGACCGCCCACTTCTTCATAGCACTTGGCTCACTGATCCCCGCCTGTGTCAGTGGAAAATCTGGCTGCCGGGTGAGTTAGATCGGCTATTTGAAGCCAGGAGAGGCACCACGTGACAAGACAGAAACGTTGTGGATGACAATGCCTTTTTTCCATGGCATCTGGTGGACCGTTATACCAATCTGGGGCCGAGAGAGTGATAACAGGAGAGTGTAGGtaaaagtgagtgtgtgtgtgtgtgtgtgtgtgtgtgcattagtgCATTTTCCATCGTAAGCTGACGGCCCTCAGATCAAGGGATTACCtctaaaaatgtctaaaaactAATCCCCTCAAATGAATTTGAAACGTGTTTGCACGCAAAGGAGGGAAATCCAGGTGTGCTGTCTGAATTTTTATGGATGACCTAACGTCCCCCTGAAAATCTTCTGCTTTTGTGTGAGCTCCACAATATTTGAGCTCTCCCAAACAACATCGGCAGCAATACCTGAGTGGAATCAAATAAGGGTCTCTGTCCCTTCTTCTACCCCACCTGCCACTGTCAGAGATGTAGCATAATCTGATGCTGCTCAGCCCGCATCACCATCAGTGTAATTAATGTAAAGTGTGACCCGTTTGGGTGGATTATCGCCTTGTTTTTGTTGCCGATTGTGTCTTTTGTGCCGTTTTGAAAGACACAAATCAGGTTCAAGTTTGAAGCGTGACACATCGGAGCCAGTTTGACGATCCCCGATGTCAATTCAAAACTTCTTTAAGTAGGAGATAAGCTGGAGTTTAGAAGCAGGATATGAAGAGTGGCAGGCAGGTGTGCAAAGTACAGCGTTTGCCTCTGAGATGCAGTGGAGCAGAAGTATAGCAATGCATGAAATGGAAACACAGTACTGCTGCAGTTCGTCTGCACAGACGTCTCGAAAGGGTCGAATCACAAATCACAGACACGatcagcttttttaaaaatgtttttttaagaaaaagcagcaacaaaGTGACGAAGCTCACTTTGTGGCACTTTTTGAACTGTCAAATCCAAATCAACAACAAATAACTTAGACCAAGTAACTGGAAAGACTTTGTCCCAGCTCTGTCTGAGATATGTTATGATCCGTGCAACATCTGGATTAAAGTTTGGAACCCCTGCTGTTACGTTACCAGATGTTGTATTGTGGCATTCGGCCACCTCAAAGCCCATTTTGGGTTGGAGTCTGTACTTTGGGAACCCCTCGCCCTCTCAGCATCTCTTAGCATGGGACTATATTTCTCACACAAATtccaaaaaagacattttcagcaaTTGTAACATCTAAAAAGTCCAGGTTCTTAAAAGTAATTTTGGCATTATGTCATTGAGCTGGTACAGTGGGGAATATCCCATAGGATTTGTTTCACTGCCGAATAAGTGGGAGTTCCTATTGTCTGCACATCAATCAGCACTTCACACAGGACTACTACGTGTGACAGCTATAGAGCGGATTGCTGTACAAACCCACACATGCTGTAACGCTGCCAGCGTTTCTGTGTTGTACTACTACAGTCAAAACATCTGGCACCCACCTGGCTCTGCTGGTTCTCCTTTTGCCTCTGGGCCTCTCGGCTCCGCCTGCAGCTCCACTCCTTCAGCGCCTCCTGGGCCTCCGGCGTCAGGCAACCTGAGAACGGCTGCTCCCTGTCCA
This window harbors:
- the zgc:101810 gene encoding actin-related protein 2 isoform X1, with protein sequence MDSCGRKVVVCDNGTGFVKCGFAGSNFPDHIFPAMVGRPIIRSTNKVGNFEIKDLMVGDEASECRSMLEVSYPMENGMVRCWDDMLHLWDYTFGPDRLNINPSECKVLLTEPPMNPTKNREKITEVMFEKYQFHGIYVAIQAVLTLYAQGLLTGVVVDSGDGVTHICPVYEGFSLPHLTRRLDIAGRDITRYLIKLLLLRGYAFNHSADFETVRMLKEKLCYVGYNIEQEQHLATETTYLVETYTLPDGRQVKVGGERFGAPEALFQPHLINVEGAGVAELLFNTIQAADIDLRADFYKHIVLSGGTTMYPGLPSRLEREIKQLYLERVLEGDTEKLSKFKIRIEDPPRRKHMVFLGGAVLANIMKDKDSFWLSRAEYEEKGLGVLQKLGGGIR
- the zgc:101810 gene encoding actin-related protein 2-A isoform X2, which produces MKDYQKCDEFVKCGFAGSNFPDHIFPAMVGRPIIRSTNKVGNFEIKDLMVGDEASECRSMLEVSYPMENGMVRCWDDMLHLWDYTFGPDRLNINPSECKVLLTEPPMNPTKNREKITEVMFEKYQFHGIYVAIQAVLTLYAQGLLTGVVVDSGDGVTHICPVYEGFSLPHLTRRLDIAGRDITRYLIKLLLLRGYAFNHSADFETVRMLKEKLCYVGYNIEQEQHLATETTYLVETYTLPDGRQVKVGGERFGAPEALFQPHLINVEGAGVAELLFNTIQAADIDLRADFYKHIVLSGGTTMYPGLPSRLEREIKQLYLERVLEGDTEKLSKFKIRIEDPPRRKHMVFLGGAVLANIMKDKDSFWLSRAEYEEKGLGVLQKLGGGIR